The DNA region ataatactacgactttattctcgtaatattttgactttattctcataaacttgtgactttattctcataatattatgactttattctcataatattatgactttattctcgtaatattatgactttattctcataatatgactttattctcatattatgactttattctcatattatgactttattctcataatattatgactttattctcataatattacaactttttttctcataaacttgtgactttattctcgtaacattatgactttattctcatattacaactttttttctcatgaacttttgacttttttttcgttatgttatgactttattctcgaattctcagatttatttgtttttcctcaatgtggccctaaaacCCCGTCGTACTGTCGTGCCATAGATcagaaaaaattataaataaaaatgaaaatgtaaacaataaacagttattcatttccatttttataaatccacagggggagccactggagaggagctaaagagccgcatgtggctccggagccacaggttgcagacccctgattTAGGGGAAGAAATTGACTGATGCCTCTCTTTGCTGTTTTGAACAGGTTGCCATGTTGCTCTGGACAGGCTTCCTCAGAGCTCTCCAGCCAAGATCTTCGCTTACATGAAGGAGAGGGAAAGTAAAACGAAGCAGCAGGAAGTTCATAAAGTCAGCCGCAGCACAAAGGATCTCTTTGATGAAGGTGAGTGTGTTATGAAGTGGAAATACTTGAATCCAGCAAAGTTTTAGCTGTGCATGAATGCAGTAGGGCTGTctcgaataccattttttgggcttcgaagcttcggtgagaaatattcgaagttTCGAGGAGGAGcgcagcgcagcaggctgacatgttcttctgtctgtctccatcttccctgggacagtgctgctgccgcactacagtacacacacacacacacacacacctttacacacaACAAGCAGCGacatctgtctgagaataactaacaacaattaataataaaagtaatgaataatgttgtgggatttttccttattttgtgggctatttggggatttttttacatacttatatataaaatataaaaaaaaccaaagtattcaaatactgatttggaggtcaattACCATGacaatggtcgaagcttcgaagcattcgtgTCAGCCCTAGTATGCAGGCAtacttcctgttttgttttttctatttgcATGTTGCAtagttttgttcatgttttcaccTAATTTCTTTTCCATAGGTAATTTCCATCAGTCCAGAGACACGCCGCCTTCCTCCACAGCTCACAACATGGGTGAGATGGAGGACATTGCTTGTAGAAGTGTGGTTCCTGTCAACCGGTCCAGAGTAGAGTCAGCTGAATCCAGCCAATCAGACACATATCCCTCTGAGGATGTCCCGAGCCCTGCTCTGTCACCACAACCTGTGTTGCTCGAAGACTCGCTCATACTCAAAACACCACGGATCTCCATACCGAAAAAACAAGAGGCTGTGTTCAAGCGAAATAAATTGCCCACGAGCACAAAATTCCCATATGTGAGTAGAAACTAATACCTCTTAAATGTAAGTCTTTGATAAAAAGGGCTGATATTAGGGATAGGtttgtcccgaataccattttttgggcttcgaagcgtGGCAGGCTGACCTGTTCTTcagcctgtctgtctccatctccccgtTTCAGTGCCTTAAGACAGCGCCGCtgacgcactactgtacacacacacacctctacataTAACAAACAGCTATATCCgcctgagaataactaataataattaatcacTTTATGGAATTATtacttatttcatgggctattttgggatttatacatgattgttatatactttatatatataaatatatatatttatataaaggaataaaaaaaaacgaagcatCGAATAGTGATTTTGAGGTCAAATAccatgacaacatgacagcattcgggtcagcccttaTTAGGACTGAATATGCAAATCAGACAACTGATCATTTCAAGGTTTGGATTTGCAGGCGCATTTTTAGATCAAATAGGAAACTGAAGTCAATTATAGTTTGTCTTCTTTTGATAATTTTGTCTATTGTTCCTAATTGGGCCTGTGTTTTCCTCTTCGGCAGGAGAGTACGATTTATCTCAAAAAGTGGTTCCTGAGGAAGAATAACAGGGGCCTGTTTGTTGATGGAATCCACAGGTAAGTGTTTCTTGAGAgatcatgatttaaaaaaaacaactttgcagTCAAAGTTTATTATAACTAATTTTCAGATTGCTTACTCAGCTCCTGTCTTATGAGACAGACGTGTTTATGCTTTTGATTTTGGATCTCTTAAGCTTTTTGTGTGGTTTAATGTGAacactgtgatttttttttcttctcttttccaaCCAGGGACGACAACATACCGTGGAACAGTAACATCATTGTGGAGAGGGTTTCTAATTCTGTGGTGAAGACCGTCTCCGGCAGCATTTACATCTTGATTGGCAAGATGAACATGACTGAATCTGGTAAGCCAGATTCTCTGTGGGTGGAAATTTTCCACTGAGAATGTTTCATTTTTGCAGAAAGAAttatgcataaaaaaataaagaaagctTGCACATAAACTTATGTTAACTTGAATATTGCGTGGATTAATACTCATGTGTCTCTCACCTTTTTGCCTGCAGAATTACCCAAATGGCTTTTGAAGATGTTTGCTCATGGTTTTCCTCGAGACTGGAAGGCACTTTATGAGAGGCTCCTGTCAAGACAGTaagaatatttatttcttttccgTTTATGCCGGTACAGATAcaagattgttttgttttgctgggGATGTTGAATAATTTAAGCATGAGATGAAATTACCATTTAGTGGTTGAAAATCATATTCACAAATGGTTAGTGGTTAAAATTCTGTTATTTTGAAGAGCTGACTTCTGTTTTAttgcagagaaacagagagaaacaacaaGGGGAGAAGTTTGGAGGCATCCTCCATGATTCGTTCTGTGAAGCCACGTAAGAAGACACGTAAGTGctagatacagtatatacgttATCTAACAACCTAGCAAATAAATGCTCGGTACAAGAACGTTCAAGGGCATGAATAATGGGGGCCTTCACTCCCGTTATTCATTTGGTTGAGAAATCTGTAGAAAAACCCTACTTTTGCTGATCGCAGGCAAGGTGACgcttttgagctaaatgctaatgtctgCTTACATTTACTAATACTAAACACAAAATATAGCTGAAGTTGATGTCAACAGTTTTGAATATATTTGGTCATTAAGTTTTGGACTCATTGAAATCTTGACCTGATAATGGCGCTAGACataaagtcaggggatcaccaaagttattaagattcatcctctggggattaTAAATGTGTGTACTAAATTTCATGACTCCATCCAACAGTTTTTGAGTTATTTCAGTGTGGAACAAAGAGGTGCTGATCCCACAGATCAACATTGCATTCCCTagagccactagcatggctaaaaatgtaATCTGATATTTGTATCCCCACATTGACCGTATCAGTAGTGCATTGATTAATTTATGTTTTCAAATCCATGGCAGTTGTACTAAAGGACTTTTGTGTTACCTTGCAcacttcttttctcctcttctccagCTGCTTCCTGTCCTCCTGCCTCCTTGTCTCGTTTAAACGTGTCCCGAAGTGGTCGCGTGATCAAGCCACCTCTGGAGtactggagaggagggagagtcaTTCTGGATGCACAAATGAATGTTACAATCCATGAATGTTACGATACCTCCATCTACACCCCCGTAAGCACCACATGCTCATGAGTTACATCATAATCCAGAATATTTGTTTGACTGTGTACAAACAACTGATATTTCTGATCAATGTCACCATGTTCTATATCTCACTGAAGGTCACTAAGAAGGCGTCACAGAAACCTGCCCGTGTGTTCCTGCCCTGCAGTGAAGGTAAAGATAACTTAGCTGTTTTAGTATTGTGAGATAAGTTATGAGTTGATTACAGACaaactgttttctgtgtttccagGCCGTAAGCAAAGTGAATCAGCCAGCAACGAAGAGGCATCAGTACCACTGAGGAGGGTTAAGGCTCCACTTCGCAAACGGAACAGTGCTGAGCCAGAAGAGAAGCCCCATTATTCACCTGAACCTTCTGTGGAGACACTTGGCAGCCCTGAAGAGTGGTCTGACAGACCAACAAGGTCCAGCCGAAGGCGTCCAGCTACAGAGAGAGCATTGTATGTGGACACTGTCCCTCAAATGCAAAGTGAACCTGAAAAATCTTCAACACGGAGGTCCAAAAGacagacacatacaaacacaaggCCTTCAGTGAGAGTCTTGGGTAGCAAACGGGCTGTCCGAGCATCAACATCATCAGATGATGGGGTCATTGGGAGAAAGAAGCCGGGGAAAGAAGTGCACAGGAAGAAAAGCGGGAGAGTTCTTGACGAGTCACAGCCCAGCTACGTGTTTCCATCAAGTGAGTAtgataaaatgcattaaaaatgcATGATATTCAAagtggccgacttccgggtaggcggagctaatgaaatccaatACAAAATATGTCTAAAATGATGATAGCAATGTAGGTACCAAATTTCGTGAATATCCAGTATACCAAGGGCGTCAAAGATGTGTTCAAAGGCTAAAAGTAATTCGGGAGCGCTATAGAGCCGACATGCCACACCCAAACCCGATTGCAACATCAACTCTAAATAATTAATAGTCTGAACATGGGTGCTAAGTTTGGTGAGGTTTTGTGCATCCTAAGGTCCTTTAACACAGGTTggtaaaatgaaaattaatgCACAAAATCCCaaatgtctgacttcctgtctggtgaaaaaaaattctaattatttttatatgtacTTATAGATGAGAACAACGatccaccaaatttcatgaacatCAAAGGAACTTTTCCACAACTCTGGCTTGCACTTTTGGGCGCTGTGGAGCCCGCTGGCCACGCCTGAGCCCAATCACTGCAGAACTATGCAATTTTCATTAGTTCTGAAGCGGTTGCTAATTTTCGTGCATCTAAAGCCCCTCAAAATTACAATTCCACAGcataaaaataatctttacaaaaacaatggtttccttgcacttcgtgtcAGGGACACCGTTGGGCCCCCTGGCACTTTCCTGCTCGGGccccaaaaatgtaaaaatagcccaaaataaataataatacggttaattaaaaatacataaaaggaCAGTTGAGGGTAAAACATATTTGAAAGTTCAACTGCTTCTTTATCGTTGAGTTTCTTTAATATATTAAAACGAGACTCAACTTTAGTAAATTTGCTATTGTGAATGTGGAATTTAGTCGCAATTATTATGAAGTTAATAACGCAGTAGTGGTTAGACCTATTCATGGCTCAGACATGGAAATCAAATATTCATAATCAGACCAAAAATAATGTACATGAGGGGATTTCCTAATTAAGTGAAAATCACGTGGTGCGCTCAAACTATAAAAGGAAGCTATAATTATCATCAGTGTCTCTGTCGCAGCCTCCTTCTAATTCTAAAATGCACTTTAGACGCCTTGTAGATATATACATTTCCAACACATTATCTTTCAGGTTATTTGGCTTGCTTTACTCACGGCTGTGGTGACTAAATTATGAGTTGATTACAGACAAACGGTCTTCTGTGTTTCCAGGCAGTGAGCAAAGTGAATCAGACAGCGACGAAGAGGAATCAAGACCACTGAGGAGGGTTAAGGCTCCACTCCGCAAACTCAACAATGCCATGGTTAAGCCAGAAGAGAAGCCCTCTTATTCATCTGAACCTCCTGTGGAGAGACTTAGCAGCCCTGAAGAGTGGTCTGACAGACCAACAAGGTCCAACCGAAGGCGTCCAGCTGCAGAGAGAGCATTGTATGTGGACACTGTCCCTCAAAAGCAAAGTGAACCTGAAAAATCTTCAACACGGAGGTCTAAAAGacagacacatacaaacacaaggCCTTCAGTGAGAGTCTTGGGTAGCAAACGGGCTGTCCGAGCATCAGCATCATCAGATGATGGGGTCATTGGGAGAAAGAAGCCGGGGAAAGAAGTGCACAGGAAGAAAAGCGGGAGAGTTCTTAACGAGTCCCGGCCCTGCTACGTGTTTCCATCAAGTGAGTCATCACAGTCTTCTGACGAGTTTGAGAAGGAACTGGGGAAGAAAACCAGAATAACAAGACAGAACAAATGCATcaagtcatcatcatcatcatcatcatcatcatccacaaAGCCTTTGCCTAAGTTCACACAATccagcaagaaaaaaaacaacgcaCACGAAGGCAACGCACCGATTCCACAAGAGCAAGATGCAGACGAGTGGACCGAGGCAGAGCTTATGAAGCTGCAAGAGTAAGAATGAGAAAGGAGCATTTTGCAGGATTAGAGTTGCTTATTTCTGTATCATAACCTGtatatgtgcgtgtgttttcCAGGGCTGTGTCCTACTATCCTAATCACATGGCAGGTTACTGGGCAAAGGTGGCGGAGATGGTTGGAAGACGTTCTGCAGAAGAGTGCCACTACCAGCACACATCCAAGGTAGCCTTCAACACGCCCGCCAAGAGAGCCAAGAGAGCCAAGAAACCCCAAAAGGAGAAGGTGGAAGCGCCAAAAGTTCAAGGTATGAGCCCTGCTAAGTGTCTCATAGCTTTATCTTGGTTGGCCAGTGGCTCAGGGAGATATCTTCCTGCCGCTAAATGGAGAAAATCACTTATATCTTGAAGGTAAAAAGGAAGCCTCTGATTCTATTTGGGAACTTTTCATTTACTTTATGGAAAATGGAGATATGTTTGAagcattttattcattatttaatttatttcagttttctgCTGCAAACCGTCTGCCTTGAGTATTACAttattgtatctgtttttaattaaattatttatttattttagtaatgtcatttt from Sebastes umbrosus isolate fSebUmb1 chromosome 16, fSebUmb1.pri, whole genome shotgun sequence includes:
- the mis18bp1 gene encoding mis18-binding protein 1, which produces MAYYHHLLQDTKPPFESPAKVFALLKSKVKKEGTFTANDSPRDVTDNHGAVVVSPRKKTAQSTWRTDKENHRSASHQASNLSPQKAFRYPDISSKHVEEMPPPPVPGHGYYTPRKRAFLESTALSHLSSPINTPHIHTPQIRDSCGRFKAISRTPVKTQPVENDFVSGVFEEGCAPQDKQVSHAYVLSPMRKRLKKSTWEMQEFDTVSSSTNEVNHESKGQPQEKKTSSAFTEDNITCMDSHLGNVRGFPGYLSGMTFTHEPVFPSPRPNAMKRCHVALDRLPQSSPAKIFAYMKERESKTKQQEVHKVSRSTKDLFDEGNFHQSRDTPPSSTAHNMGEMEDIACRSVVPVNRSRVESAESSQSDTYPSEDVPSPALSPQPVLLEDSLILKTPRISIPKKQEAVFKRNKLPTSTKFPYESTIYLKKWFLRKNNRGLFVDGIHRDDNIPWNSNIIVERVSNSVVKTVSGSIYILIGKMNMTESELPKWLLKMFAHGFPRDWKALYERLLSRQETERNNKGRSLEASSMIRSVKPRKKTPASCPPASLSRLNVSRSGRVIKPPLEYWRGGRVILDAQMNVTIHECYDTSIYTPVTKKASQKPARVFLPCSEGRKQSESASNEEASVPLRRVKAPLRKRNSAEPEEKPHYSPEPSVETLGSPEEWSDRPTRSSRRRPATERALYVDTVPQMQSEPEKSSTRRSKRQTHTNTRPSVRVLGSKRAVRASTSSDDGVIGRKKPGKEVHRKKSGRVLDESQPSYVFPSSSEQSESDSDEEESRPLRRVKAPLRKLNNAMVKPEEKPSYSSEPPVERLSSPEEWSDRPTRSNRRRPAAERALYVDTVPQKQSEPEKSSTRRSKRQTHTNTRPSVRVLGSKRAVRASASSDDGVIGRKKPGKEVHRKKSGRVLNESRPCYVFPSSESSQSSDEFEKELGKKTRITRQNKCIKSSSSSSSSSSTKPLPKFTQSSKKKNNAHEGNAPIPQEQDADEWTEAELMKLQEAVSYYPNHMAGYWAKVAEMVGRRSAEECHYQHTSKVAFNTPAKRAKRAKKPQKEKVEAPKVQDLPVISSGVGTYKRKQQVRQFLEAMPREDVEDVFSSAYMQNKRFEMPSMCPSDHDFTTSEMEHLSPMSTGCAGAKTPQCLHLTPGMMGSPNRNNGDKYVYQLQKRMKKNQFNVCKQAPPSKSFTPTPSVKRTMRRCGNTENDTFFVWEMFPGKDGALSESGEEEDFYFSDND